The following are encoded together in the Triticum dicoccoides isolate Atlit2015 ecotype Zavitan chromosome 6B, WEW_v2.0, whole genome shotgun sequence genome:
- the LOC119324689 gene encoding disease resistance protein Pik-2-like, producing MEAALVSAATGALKPVMRKLAALMGDEYKHLKEVQGDIRFVTDELTAMHAFLLKMSEEEEPDEQDKVWMTAVRELSYDMEDSINDFMQCVDDKNTKIDGFIEKIKNSLRKLGKAKDRRQIGFDIQDLKRQIIVVSSRNERYKTPQAVLKTINFSNNKIEVVDPRALAIFERASKLVGIDEPKSELMELLTEEDGRASTEQQLKMVSIVGSGGMGKTTLANQVYQEIKEKFKCKAFVSLSRNPDMMNILRIILSELSCQVYAHTEAGSIKVLATSRNFKISHGYHVFPCPSVNRHTEQKIPFF from the coding sequence ATGGAGGCAGCTCTAGTGAGTGCAGCGACAGGCGCCCTGAAACCCGTTATGAGGAAGCTGGCCGCTTTGATGGGTGATGAGTACAAGCATCTCAAGGAAGTGCAAGGCGATATCAGGTTTGTCACGGATGAGCTCACTGCCATGCATGCGTTTCTCCTCAAGATGTCGGAGGAGGAGGAACCTGATGAACAAGATAAGGTATGGATGACAGCGGTGCGGGAGCTATCCTATGACATGGAGGACTCCATCAACGACTTCATGCAATGTGTTGACGATAAAAACACTAAGATAGATGGCTTCATAGAGAAAATCAAGAACTCACTCAGAAAATTGGGAAAGGCGAAGGATCGGCGCCAGATTGGCTTTGATATACAAGATCTGAAGAGGCAAATCATTGTGGTGAGCAGTCGGAATGAAAGGTACAAGACTCCTCAGGCTGTCCTCAAgaccatcaacttctccaacaacaaAATTGAGGTCGTTGACCCTAGAGCTTTAGCTATCTTTGAGCGTGCATCAAAGCTCGTCGGAATTGATGAACCAAAGTCTGAACTAATGGAACTATTGACTGAAGAGGATGGACGCGCATCAACGGAACAACAACTGAAGATGGTATCCATTGTCGGATCTGGAGGAATGGGCAAGACAACTCTTGCAAATCAAGTATATCAAGAGATCAAAGAGAAATTCAAGTGTAAGGCTTTCGTATCACTATCACGAAATCCAGACATGATGAATATCTTGAGAATCATTCTCAGCGAACTTAGTTGTCAAGTTTATGCTCACACTGAAGCAGGGAGCATCAAGGTTTTGGCTACCAGTCGAAATTTCAAGATTTCCCATGGTTACCACGTATTTCCGTGCCCCTCGGTAAATCGTCATACCGAGCAAAAAAtaccatttttttga